The following are encoded together in the Patescibacteria group bacterium genome:
- a CDS encoding CDP-alcohol phosphatidyltransferase family protein has product MLWFQTLKGSWLAPLNNQLLRWKITANHISVLSGSTAALSFLLAVILNQPVVFVIGIWLHFLLDGLDGSLARASGKHGDAMGVAMDLVFDSVGITTLGLYVSYFNLVNKVAAILFIIVYLLVIYISYRLARVDKEYGFVVRPRLFVLLAILFDYLFAWSLTPGVIYISDVLLIIFIIIGFGKIIKA; this is encoded by the coding sequence ATGCTGTGGTTTCAAACGCTGAAGGGTAGTTGGTTAGCACCACTAAATAATCAATTGTTGCGTTGGAAAATTACGGCTAATCATATAAGTGTATTATCCGGCAGCACGGCGGCACTATCATTTCTGTTAGCGGTGATTTTAAATCAACCGGTCGTGTTTGTTATTGGTATTTGGTTACATTTTTTGTTGGATGGTTTAGATGGCAGTTTAGCGCGCGCATCCGGTAAACACGGTGATGCCATGGGTGTGGCCATGGATTTGGTGTTTGATAGCGTTGGTATTACGACACTTGGTTTATATGTTTCATATTTTAATTTGGTGAACAAGGTTGCGGCCATATTATTTATTATTGTTTATTTGTTGGTTATTTATATTTCATACCGACTGGCTCGAGTTGATAAAGAATATGGTTTTGTCGTTCGACCAAGATTGTTTGTGCTGTTGGCCATTCTATTTGATTATTTGTTCGCCTGGTCATTAACGCCTGGTGTAATATATATCTCAGATGTTTTATTAATTATTTTCATAATTATAGGGTTTGGTAAAATAATAAAAGCATGA